TACATTGATTTGGTACAGTGGAGCCCCAACCGCTAACACTGCAGCTCTCTCCAGGCTGAGGGCAGCGACCTGGCAGGCCGATCGGCCGCACATGCTCGGTAAAGTGGGCCGGCTTGGCCAGGCGAACCATGGCCAAGCTGTGGAGGGGCGAACGGTACGGACTGTGGCGGATGACCTCCGCCACGGGAATGTGCTGCTCGGATCCCTCGTCCACCGTGAGGTCATGTTCTCCAAGAGAGGCGATGACGTTGGACCTGGAAGTGATAGCGTTGTTGAATGGGATGGGAATTACATCACATATTCCCACCTAATGTACTGTAGCTACGTGTAAGCGTCAAAGTTTTTGCTTACGCTGGCGCACAATTGGCAGACGTCACTAGCCACCACTCGTTGATGAGGGCGCCGCTACAGCTTGTCCGTTGGCCGCCCAGAGACACCTGCCAGGGTCTGGAATGAGGCTGGCACACCTTGTTGTCCTCCTCCAGAGACGACACTCCTGTTTAAACACAAATAGTAACAATAGTAACTATAATTAAATAGCAACTTCCTGTCATTGTCTACCTGTGAGGCCCAACGCCATGAACAGAAGAAGAATCTCCATGTTTGTTCTGTAGTAATGGCGTTTGTCTGATGTCGTCCACCTTTTATAAGGAGGACCGAAGAAGGAAACGCTTTGTTTCCCGTCATTTCCAGGCGTGACCTTTGTAATGACGCTTACAGTCAAAGGCGTCATGTCCTTTCCCTTCATAAAGAACAAGAACACTCATTTACAGCACACAGCAGATATTAGCGATCCATACTGTCACGTTTCTAAGCaattttagtgatttttttcaccatttttccAATATATCATCATCTAATTTTATGGATTTTATGGTACAACTTTTGGCAGGTGTGGCATCAGATTGCATAAGAACAAATATATGGGAATAATGGTGCCAAATTCTGTTAATAAAGTTAATATTCCACCGTGACACCTTTTTCTACACAGGTTCTCTTGCACAATCCAAATAGTGTTGAGCTTTGTACAGCACAATATTTGCTTGTCGCATTAAAAAACGCAATCAATGTTGGTAAGAGTACTGGGAAAACAAGTTAGGGTACAACATGTATAGTACTTACATGTTTACACACCTGAATGTTTAGTAAAGTTAACACCCAATCACAAAAACGTGTTGTCTCGATTGtttgtttgattattttatttcagattttgacaaaaaaaatatgtcctACTTTATTTGAAACCTTAATTGAATTATACATTTTCacaaatggggctgcacggcggacaagtggttagcttgcaggcctcacagctaggagacccgagttcaatttcaccctctgtgtggagtttgcatgttctcctcgtgcatgcgtgggttttctccgggtactccggtttcctcccacgttccaaaaacatgctaggttaattggcgactccaaattgtccataggtatgaatgtgagtgtgaatggttgtttgtctatatgtgccctgtgattggctggcgaccagtccagggtgtacccccgccgggataggccccagcaccacccatgagcctcgtgaggataaaatgGATAGAAAatggcggtagaaaatgaatcattcattcattcattttttaccgcttttcctcacgagggttgcaggaggtgctggagcctatcccagttgtctttggcatgaggcggggtacaccctggactggtcgccagccaatctcagggcacatatagacaaacaaccattcacactcacattcatacctatggacaatttggagcgccaattaacatagcatgttttgttttttttagtagccggagaaaacccacgcatgcacggggaaaacatgctaactccacacatagatggccgagggtggaattgaactcaggtctcctagctgtgtggcctgcgcgctaatcactcggtCTCATATCAACCAATTAACCaatttttgggatgtgggagtacccggccAAAAcccacggagagaacatgcaaactccacacagaaatgcccaaaTGGGTAATCGAACCTGGgtgtcttagctgtgtggcttaagcgctaaccactctctacCATGcagaaattataattaaattaatatagaATTATGTAATAACTGAGAATAAgttgccctgcaattggctaccctgcctctcccccaaagacagctgggataggctccagcatggatgGAATAACTGATAATCGACATAGAAATCTCATTAACAGCATTAACAAAACAAACTTCACATTGTTTGTAGTTTTCTTCTGGTTTGTTTATACTCAAACTCAAcatgtttgttattatattattattgaagcTCGTCATCTCAACCTGTTGCTTTGCGGATTAATACAAATGTTTTGAACGGCAAACTAATTTAATGGGGGAATAACTGACCGCATACACTCATGGCAAGGTTTATGTATAAATACTTTTAATGTTATAAAGCATGAGAAAAACTTGTTGAGGTTTGTGGTGGGGAGGCGTAAGATGACAACACTGTTGGCTGGTTTTTCCTCATTTCATGGCATTTATAGGAATGTTCTTCTTCCTTCTTTTGTCTACATAGCTGCGGTGTGTTCACTGTTGCTCAAGTGTTAAAGTCCTTCAGTGGCCGGTGAGGGTTTATGCATCTTGGGAGTAAAAGAGGTGATAGAGCTGGTCCTGCAGGATTCCATTGTAGGTGCTCAAAATTGTGGTCGTTTCTGTGTAAAggttgctgcaaaaaaaaaaaaaaaatggagatgaGGTATAGCATTTGAACAATTCCAACTCCTTTTCATAAAACGTCTTACTTGACTTTCTCCTCGATCTTGAGGTTCTTGAGGGTCTCCATATAATCAGAGGCCGTGTTGACCACGTTGTTGTAGTACGACTTGATTGTGTCGCTGATCATGGTCAGGGTGCCTTGATCTTCCTCGGCCTGCCTCGGCATACGGAAGCTTTCAACACCTGCATTAGACCAGGACAGTGTTGTGACATCTGTTTTGAAATGCAGTGGAGTGTCTGTttgtactttttctttggcttttttgtggcTATTTTGTGATACGTAAAGAGCAGCAGCATCAACGAGGAACGTTAGGGAACGAATATACACCTAAAGTTACATAATGTTTATAATTCAATGTAAGTTACTGGTTTTTACAGTACTTGTATGGTAATTAATAAAGCTAAAGTTTTGTATGGCGGCCACAGTTTACCCAGCAAcagaatatttgtatttctgttATTTTGATAAAATATGCTTAATAAAATCTCACAAACTGCACAAAGTCAGAATTAATTGCGGTCAtgtttagggtttttttggggggtactGTAAAAAATGCCATGAagccatgaaaaaaataatatccacTTGTTATCAAAGTTAATATAgattgttttgttattgttttacattttacactgcTTAATTTCTTTTTACAATTGATACACTTAAGTACGTTATTGAAAAGCTAAAATGTTGTATGGCAGCCACAGTTGAACCCAGCAACAGAAAATTTGTATTTCCGttattttgagaaaatatgcatCATAAAATCTCACAAACTGCACAAAGTCAGAATTAATTGCAGCCatgtttagttgtttttttagggGGGTACTGTTTTGTCCAATACTAAAAGTGACCTCAGCCATGAgaaaacatgaaacaaaaataatatccaCTTGTTATCAAAGTTAATGTAGACTGTTTTGTTatcgttttacattttacactgcttaacttctttttacaattGATACACTTAAGTACGTTATTGAAAAGCTAAAATGTTGTATGGCAGCCACAGTTGGAACCCAGCAAcagaatatttgtatttccgttattttgagaaaatatgcgTCATAAAATCTCACAAACTGCACAAAGTCAGAATTAATTGCGGCCatgtttagttgttttttttgggggggggtactgttttgTCCaacactaaattaaattaaaagtacACTTTTACACTTAAGTACGTTATTGAAAATTGATGATTTAATTTTCACTTATTATTgaaagtcatcatcatcacatcatgTGTAAGCTTGGGATTAATTCTGGCCTTTTTCTTTCATAATGTTTCTATTTTTGAAGCCACCTCATTGAGGTTGGGTTTAGTTGTGTAGCTTGACCCTTCTATTTCCCATAATTCTTGTGGGGAAAAATGGTACCAAATTGTGTTAAATCAAAGGTCGCCCACATTGTAGAGTGTTAGAGTGACCACTTACTAATGGCAAGGAGTGCAAGCAGCACAGTGACAAGCAGCAGTTTGTTCATGGTTGATCTGCAACAAGAGAGCaaatatttatgcatgttagccACTAGGGTGCAATATTGTCCAATTATATAAGCCACATTTGCTTTGCCTTTTCCTTTAAAGGTCCCGGATTCAGgtatttattcaatatttaatTGACTAAAATTCATGTACTCACTTTATTCCCTCCCAGAGGTGTGATGATGAAGAAAAAGCAGAGCATCTGTAGGCCTGATCAGTTTATATAGTGTCGGCCATGTGTTGACTTGTCACTCCAGGAGCCAAAGTGCACTGTGGGGGAGATAAACTGGTGGTGTTGTCGGCCCACTGCTCCGGTGTGTTTGTGGCAACTGTGTGTTGATGAAACTTATCTGTGCAAACAcgtggaggatgaggatgatgagcaAGGGGATTTTCTGGGAATTTTATAAATTAGGAATGTGGCGGACTTTGCTTGACTTTGGACTTTTACAGTATCGCCCACAGAACCCATGTTTGCGATTGTTTCGTTATGACTGACTTTATGTCATCTATTTGGTAAATGCATCACACTCGACAggacccccccccttccccccaacCCTCCTTGTTCCTTACATAAAGGCCCTGATGCGTTCATGTCACGTCACAACAGTCCCAAGTCCCATTGAGATAGACTCTAGTCTAGAGGGTGTTGAACACGTCATCGGATTAATTGAGATTATGAAAGATTTAAACTAGCTAAATTAGATTTAACAGGATGCAGTTTGTCTCTTTATAGGGTTAAAAGCACTGCTCTCTCCTTTCCAGTAGTTGAgatgaaatgtgtttatttcataATCATAGCCTATTTATTAAGAATCATTCTATTACAATTTCCTTTACATTTCATATTTAGTCCCTTTTACTTTGTAGAACACAATCCATTGTTAAATACTGTATAGTGGAACAAAATATCCTAAATTGTAGTCTATGAGTGATTAAATAttaacagatttttcaaggtacACAGAATACTGCATTCTTGGGTGAAtaccaaaagaaacattttattctcattttttttaatcagaaaaaaggttttattgtatctttttccattctttagtaatcagtagtagaacatacGTAAGTTTCAGCacgttctcaacaaaaaaaagtttttttgtcaaaatttgacacaaatttagtcatataaatataatatatactatatatattttttttttttgaaaaattttgacaaaaagccttttttgccccctttttattattttcttctaACATTTAAGCAAtaatgccacaacataaacaacacaaaatgtttttttaacatgaaaatagcatgcctttacaaatataacaaatatacaaTTTTCGCATTTAAAATGTCGCTTCTATGTGTAACTTCCCTCGCACAACACAGCAAAATGCCTTTCCAGTTCCCGGTTGTTGCGGAGCATGTATTTCCGTGGAAGAGATATATACCGaggtcttataaaatgcacctttcccaccttgtggccattttttggCCTTTAAAACTTCACCAAACGGACTCTCTtccattgtggagttgcatcattaccTCTTTATCTCTCTAgtgcaaaaataaagtaaaacatgtataaatatgtctttgcactcttaaaaatgctgggttaaaaacaacccaatctgggttgtttcccaacccaacgctggttaaatataggaccaacctcgcgttgggttattttaacccaacaagttgggttggttctcttaacccaacaattgggttgtacattgggttgttcaaatgacccaacgctgggttcatatttactacacggctgggttatttcaacccagcaagttgggttgccaatataccatatatatttatatatatatatatatatattttaattatttatttatttttattgtatgctaatactattaataatatattacaatgataatgacaccaatgtaacaataaaatatttcaaaaaattcaacatttccagaacatacaaatataacaactcacaacatttccttcacatatgaacaaattatgtacaaaaaaaataacattttaagaacaagtgagggggacagctatgagagagtgatatatacatagaacaagaggctctgtgagcagcagcacaaatgggGAGGCGATTCTGCCTGCTGCAAGTATTCCACCATGTTAGCTCCGACCtatgatgagaaaagaaaaaaaggtaagtattttgtaagtatttctagcagtgcagagcaattgtcatcagctctctactgaagctatttcaatatACATTCTACAGGGAGAAGTATGACACCATTAAATTCAATGGAGtgttcaacaatttattcagggggtttggccagtcttatgtttggtctgtggtttatacgtcacacatcactatggagtaacaacttacaccaagttacaacttgtaagaatagtgcttcatgaaatgagaaacacagccaaatgttacgttgtcacacattccacgaaatacaatcttttcaagtagctcctcaTAAAGAGTCCTTCTTTAAAACTGTGTAAAAGAACAACTGGAgtcatttcacaattcatttacattttaatttctattgaaaggtaaattacttacgggcttaacatcgaggaaggctctcttcacctcctgaatactcgcccggaccaatttcctgccctttttaaacacaggcggagggagcaggatgggcagcagagtcagggcgacttctcccctggcatctgtaggacaattatgggtgtcattaccagattgttgagaacatgagttttaaataatataatataatattacaattttagatacaactgtcttgttttcaatatgtcccactactgtgcagtgttgtcgtattgcaatcaaccctaacataatattaagaaaatgtctcgattatgtttacttggtctattttaaaacacaaaaacacaccccaaacatttttttaccaattgggaTCATGATGTGTACCATAGAGAGTTTGTCATCATTGTCTAGAGCAGTGgtgagcaaactttttgactataacagcaatatatattggaatcacaagatggatcacaatcaaaatcaaatcaaaatttggGTGTTGGTACAAGCTACAGTGACTGACCCACCGCCATTTCTTATGAATAGAGCATATAGTaggcacagtagctactgtaaaacaatacccataaaatgaaggcatgaagatgacttacctttcaatcagccctggtagctgccactcagtcaagttggaactgacaaactcatccatagatgcttttcagcgaactgaaacatcacaaagagggtcCATAAGAACAAACGTACCATGAAATGAACTAAGATTCAGTAGTCCAAACGTATTCTGCACATTTATATGCGACTTATAAAACTGTCGTCGAATTCGCGCCCAAACTAGTTGAAACTGCTAAGTATACAGTGGACTATCGGTGGCTAACGGAAGCCCGCTAGCATGCAGCAGTCTAGCGTAAAAAAACACCGGTTCATCAGCACGCTCGTATTAATTCACGAGATTCtttaacttgatatcacataaaatggcaaattgacgagataactgacgttgtcctcataactatcacacatagtgcacgtctcttgtaacttcaacaacatagtttggttcctacatagctcgccagcgaatgtgttcgcttgccacttttggagggaatggaagtttgctaaggttaccgatccattcatgaagctagtactcaacagtgcttcacgaacttacattttaacaagtttatgaagttttatataataatataaagtcaattctacggtaaaacaatagtgggcatgtaacaaaccttgctccgtgctgaaattggtctcctcagatgaaatgtggggtccgaacgaagtaagtttgtgggcggggctttgttgCTCGAGTTCAAAATtctacccaacgctttgggttgtccaaaataacccagcacaaaataatggaaatcacaacccagcagcaaataactcagCACCCAACAGAAATAACCCAGCaaattgggttctcagaatacccaactcaataaaaataacccaattaaatgacccaacaggctcaacccagcgattgggtcaaaaaaataacccagcatttttaagagtgtggGAGTGAGcggtcgggttgaaaaaaaaacatataaatacgtctttggtagcgaatgagttaatattgGGTATCGGTCcaatatcaacaaaaacaaacaaaagtatagttgtcccttgtttattccggtaaattggttccagacgtgaccgcaataagtgaatttccaagaAGTAGGATTGAAGATTAATAAACAGAATGTGTtcgtggcatagaaaacctgtttatgacagtctaaatatatatattttttatcattatttaaaccctgtagacatgaaataacactccattatagtagacataatataatACGGCATATTAGACACACTGTAAATAAGATATGATATAAGATGTTGTTGACAGCATGCTTCCTGGTGCCTGTTACCTCAACAATttaacgttactgacacctagagaccAGGGATGAATACTACTCTACTGCCACTGTTTATAATGAAGGACAGACTCGTAATACACTCCCATCGCTTTAACACACATATGCAGTGAACACGCATACAGGAGCTGCTGTTGGCTACTCTCTACACTGCTAACCTTCAGGGCTGCAACAACTGCatgcagcagcaacacaactgaAAAAGACCACTGAGTGTAAAAATTGTCATGTAGAAGTCTCCTGCGTCTCCACAGATGTGGGGAAAGATCTTTGCAAAACAAACCTCCAATGCCCCGAACCAAAGTTCAAGATATCAACAACGTGTGAGAATTTTTTTCTACTTGATTGTTTGAGTAGTATCACTTCATCAAGTCTTTTCTAACGTTCCACACTACAAAAAGTCTGTATGATTCATGCAATACCATTATATATATCTTGTTTATGTGGAAAATATATGGGGATAtatatcgatattcaacctTACGTAAATATATTGGGATATGAGTTTGGTCCATATTTCACTACCctatcaaaaatatgtaaaattagcttgaatattattttctaaACTAATAATAAACTAGGATATGACAggaatgatttattcattaatatactttttaaaaatataatagagTGAAGCCTTAAAATTGGACGTATGAAGTGGCGGGGACAACtgtaatgtatatttaatgatattgtgtgttgtactgagcagccataCTCTTTCTTATATTGCAATGCTAATTTTGCAAAGTAAATTTtcagttctatggttatcgcATTTCTTCTTCATCACTGCTAAATTCCCCAAAACTTTTTAAACTATCCCACGTGCGAGCGTGCATGataattttactttaataactatttttaataataattaatatttgtgcATGGCTAAATGACATGcaggatttttttaatgaacatctATTGGTGTAAACATCGGTCCAAATCATGAACTAAGGttttcaggttgtcttagaagatgttTCGCATCTCAAAGACGAAgtgagactagataggacagctctagtctagttcatgctcaaaggcTAGGACACACACCTTTCCAGTATTTCATTCCAGTTCATTTTATTgaacacattcacacatacaaacatacacaatcGTACAAAGACTACAGTTAGTGTACCAAACACAACACATTGCACATGCTGAGTACATTTAGTGTAGGCGGCGCTGGCGAGTTTATGCTGCCTCGCCACATGAATACAAGACGATGCTCTTTGCTCTCCTGGGCTTTGAAGGCGCTGTGTGATCGATGCCGAGTTGCAGCAAGTGTGATGCGCTCTTTATTGGGCGGGCATGAACTTGTCCAGGTAGATCTTGATTTGGTCGATGGAGTCGCTCAGGTACTGGCCAATGTGAGGGCGAAGGTAGTGTCCGTACACACCCAGAGCAGCCATACGGGCTTTCTCCACCAGTGGGTTAATCTCCTCAGCCATTCCTCTGCACAGTACACAGTGCAACAATTATTCCAGCGGCGtggatttgtatttgtatttgcagcACATTCTTTGCAAACACTCACTTGGCGACTTTAGCGATGGCTTGGACCTGAGGGTTGGCCTGCATGTCCTCCATGACGTGCTGGTCATCACCGATTTTCTCAATGACGGGAGCAATGGCCGCCTGCAGCTTGCCGTAAGCGTTCAGCAGCCTTTTGTAGAATGTAGTTCTGTAGGCTTCGTATTTTTTCACCAGCTCCTGATCAGGTTGGGGAACTTCACACAGGCTCATGGAGACTGAAAATGACAGATCATTGCGGAACGTCTCAAAAAAAACACGTTGCCGTAAATCACCCTTTTTTCCCAGTCTTGacccaaaaacaacaaataagaacGACGTTACATGcatttgttgttattgtaaTACATAATGTTCTTTGGTAAGTTTGACCACATATATAATTTAGGTCTTCAGTTGCAAATATTTGCTTGTAAATAGACATTTAGTACATTTAAAGCAGTGCGGGGACCACTATACTAACAATATCTATTCAAAGCAATAGCCAGTTAAagatgaaattaaattaaatgcatCCACTCTATGTATATTTAGATTGCTTGTTTAAGTTTTCTTACCCTGCAGAGCCAGGATCAGTGCGACTGCGTATTTTGcatgcatgtctgaaacaaataaaacagttATTAAACACATACTAATCATTATAAATGCAAATTAACCTGCATACTTTATGCATATTGCATGTGTAAGAGTAaaggaaaaatatgtaaaaaaaaaaatggaaccatTACCTGCAATTGATTAGAATCTGGAGCCCAGAAGTGACAGTCTGCTCTGAAAGTGAGTTGTCTGTAACTGGGAGCGCACATCTGGACCGGATGATATAGGGGGAGACTGTAAGCACACGTCATCTgatgaggacacacacacacacagacgcacacacacacatgcacacacgcataaTCACCTAAACAAAGTCCAGTGTACACGGTATTCCCTTCAAACCCCAAATGTGTCTTATGCAATGAGTGACAATGTactgtatctactgtatattCACAACGTACACGCACCCGTAGACCCTCCTGATATGTACCGTACGCAGCGTATGTTGTACCGTATGTCACAATCTCCACATCATCTGCAGTTTGTCTGAATAGTGGTTGTAAAACGCAACTTTTGATTAGATTAGCTTAAGATCATCAGCGTTTCTGTTAGGTCGAGGCCTGTCTAGACGCAACCTTGCTGACCTTTTGCCCTCATAGACTATCACTGAATCCATGTCAactttaaaaatgattaattgtTCTTAGTTTCAATTAATCTCAAAGGAACTGGCACGCTTTGCCAAGGCCCAACATCAGTGCCAATTATGATTGGCAATCGGAAGTTAAGTACAACCTccaccaaaaatgcataaaatcaATTGGAATGTCTTATTCCTTGGCTTTGGGCACCACCAATCTACAAGGTTTTGTCCAATTCAGTATCGTAGTaacctgtaaaaaaatatgctccaaaagtcaaataatacaatttttgaaAGTCACAATGTGTGACATCATTGCCGGATATCTTCTCTGAGATTTTACGTATTCTTAATTAATACCATCAATATCCATAAAATACTACAAATTGACAGTATCGCTCTGCAAACACCTTCCTGTTGTCTCTCCATTCCACTGATCcctaattaattgtgattaattaagaCTAACCCATGATAagtcaatttccacaaagtaggattcctttatAGATAAtttcatagaaaacatgttttcaaccttcgaaatgactttttttaaacattattacagTCCTCTTGACACAGTAGTGACTGTATTgtcgcctttacactcatactacCGAAAATAGTGGACATGATGAAAGAAATTAAGCAATTTAATACGTAAATAAGACCCATACTCTTGTGTATTGCTATAAAGGTGTTCTCGTGCTGAGGGAACTGAGTTTTGAGAGTTTTAGCATGGCTTGGGTTACTGCAGAAACATAGCCCGTGTTTTTATTAGCGAGGATAATGCCTCTTACGATATACATTAATTCAAACATGTTGTTcgagcaatcaagtctggtgcttgtgtgtctgaaTGCATTTTAGTTAGTTTGTTAGTTTAGTTAGT
This genomic window from Doryrhamphus excisus isolate RoL2022-K1 chromosome 17, RoL_Dexc_1.0, whole genome shotgun sequence contains:
- the apoc2 gene encoding apolipoprotein C-II; amino-acid sequence: MNKLLLVTVLLALLAISVESFRMPRQAEEDQGTLTMISDTIKSYYNNVVNTASDYMETLKNLKIEEKVNNLYTETTTILSTYNGILQDQLYHLFYSQDA
- the LOC131105436 gene encoding trypsinogen-like protein 3, whose amino-acid sequence is MKGKDMTPLTVSVITKVTPGNDGKQSVSFFGPPYKRWTTSDKRHYYRTNMEILLLFMALGLTGVSSLEEDNKVCQPHSRPWQVSLGGQRTSCSGALINEWWLVTSANCAPASNVIASLGEHDLTVDEGSEQHIPVAEVIRHSPYRSPLHSLAMVRLAKPAHFTEHVRPIGLPGRCPQPGESCSVSGWGSTVPNQYESPKQLKCLTVPVVDDQTCINTFPDFLYWSMGMVCTGDVNGTDNCLNDASAVLVCNGQLQGVQWFRHGCQNAEHPSVYTKLCMYDDWIRRVMASYTPTTTTARVLTSKIH
- the apoa2 gene encoding apolipoprotein A-II: MHAKYAVALILALQVSMSLCEVPQPDQELVKKYEAYRTTFYKRLLNAYGKLQAAIAPVIEKIGDDQHVMEDMQANPQVQAIAKVAKGMAEEINPLVEKARMAALGVYGHYLRPHIGQYLSDSIDQIKIYLDKFMPAQ